One genomic window of Corynebacterium massiliense DSM 45435 includes the following:
- a CDS encoding RecB family exonuclease yields MPDSRPEDSHQEALAVPVSRKKKPRPLALSPSRASDYQQCPLLYRLRSIDKLPEPKTLAQVRGTLVHAVLEKMHGWPRAERTYPAAVKLIKPTWAEMVEADAELLELVPEDETLGFFIEVRSLVKGYFQMENPQGFDADRVEMYVNTILPNGVPVRGFIDRVDVAPTGEVRVVDYKTGKKPKPRFSHNATFQMRFYALVYWRLLGILPTQLRLMYLKVNDSMFLAPTREELEYFERDLGELWSKIVGDGKTGDFRPRPSKLCGWCAFQEYCPEFGGTPPAYPGWPGAVGDQQAQQPQQA; encoded by the coding sequence ATGCCCGATTCACGCCCTGAAGATTCGCACCAGGAAGCGCTCGCCGTTCCGGTCTCCCGGAAAAAGAAGCCGCGGCCGCTGGCCCTCTCGCCGTCCCGCGCGTCCGACTACCAGCAGTGCCCGCTGCTGTACCGCCTGCGCAGCATCGACAAGCTGCCAGAGCCCAAGACACTGGCGCAGGTGCGCGGCACGCTGGTGCACGCGGTGTTGGAGAAGATGCACGGCTGGCCGCGGGCGGAACGGACGTACCCGGCGGCGGTCAAGCTCATCAAGCCGACGTGGGCGGAGATGGTCGAAGCCGACGCGGAGCTTCTAGAGCTCGTGCCGGAGGACGAAACCCTCGGCTTCTTCATTGAGGTCCGCAGCCTGGTCAAAGGGTATTTCCAGATGGAAAACCCGCAGGGTTTCGATGCCGATCGGGTGGAGATGTACGTCAACACCATCCTGCCCAACGGCGTCCCAGTGCGCGGGTTCATCGACCGTGTGGACGTCGCCCCCACCGGCGAGGTGCGCGTGGTGGACTATAAGACCGGCAAGAAGCCGAAGCCGCGCTTTTCCCACAACGCAACGTTCCAGATGCGCTTTTACGCCCTGGTGTATTGGCGGCTTTTGGGCATCCTTCCCACCCAGCTGCGGCTGATGTACCTCAAGGTCAACGACTCAATGTTCCTCGCCCCCACCCGCGAAGAGCTGGAGTACTTCGAGCGCGACCTGGGCGAGCTGTGGTCCAAGATCGTCGGCGATGGCAAGACCGGGGACTTCCGCCCCCGGCCCAGCAAGCTGTGCGGATGGTGCGCCTTCCAGGAGTACTGCCCCGAGTTCGGCGGCACGCCTCCCGCCTACCCCGGGTGGCCCGGAGCGGTGGGCGACCAGCAGGCCCAGCAGCCCCAGCAGGCCTAG
- the arc gene encoding proteasome ATPase → MTPPVPPASADSHRTGSPTETHLAERNKKLAELLKASRDQLERLSAEVDALAEPASSYGVFLRYSTSRSDGIADAEIFTAGRHLRVKVSPLLDPGSLEVGQVVRLGEGHVVVEACGYAPGGQLTTVSERLDDSRVIVTTPSGEEHVISIAGQISADVRAGDTVLTDLKAGVAVEVVEKTDLSQLSLEEVPDVTFDDIGGLESQISQIRDSVELPFLHPDLYRDYDLHPPKGVLLYGPPGCGKTLIAKAVAHSLAQHEGSGADSYFLNVKGPELLNKFVGETERRIRLIFERARELAEKGGRGPVVVFFDEMESIFRTRGSGVSSDMETTVVPQLLAELDGVEDLRNVIVIGATNREELIDPAIMRPGRLDVKIRINRPTKDGARDILAHHLTESIPTAEDRTALIDAAVDDLYADRPFVRLTLADGSTRTLHYRDFVSGAMLANVVARAKKLAIKDELQSGGANRGITRAHLTEAIAAEQDESEHVPTSANPEDWSKIVGASAGGGTSSAVTAVEVINR, encoded by the coding sequence ATGACTCCACCAGTGCCACCCGCGTCGGCGGATTCTCACCGCACGGGTTCCCCCACGGAAACCCACCTGGCCGAGCGCAACAAGAAGCTCGCAGAGTTGCTCAAGGCATCCCGCGATCAATTGGAGCGCCTGTCCGCGGAGGTGGACGCGCTTGCTGAGCCCGCGTCGAGCTACGGGGTCTTCTTGCGCTATTCCACCTCGCGCAGCGACGGCATTGCCGACGCGGAGATCTTTACCGCGGGCAGGCACCTGAGAGTGAAGGTCTCGCCCCTGCTGGATCCCGGCAGCCTTGAGGTGGGTCAGGTGGTGCGCCTAGGCGAGGGGCACGTCGTGGTAGAGGCCTGCGGCTATGCCCCAGGCGGCCAGCTGACCACGGTTTCTGAGCGCCTGGATGATAGCCGCGTCATCGTCACCACCCCGAGCGGGGAGGAACACGTCATTTCTATTGCCGGGCAGATCAGCGCCGATGTTCGCGCAGGCGACACCGTGCTGACTGACTTGAAGGCCGGGGTAGCGGTGGAGGTGGTGGAAAAGACTGATCTTTCCCAGCTGTCCCTGGAGGAAGTCCCGGACGTCACCTTCGACGACATCGGCGGGCTCGAGTCCCAGATCAGCCAGATCCGCGACTCGGTGGAGCTGCCGTTCCTCCACCCCGACCTGTACCGCGACTACGACCTGCACCCGCCGAAGGGCGTGCTGTTGTACGGGCCGCCGGGGTGCGGCAAGACGCTCATCGCCAAGGCGGTGGCGCACTCGCTCGCCCAACACGAGGGGAGCGGCGCGGACAGCTACTTCCTCAACGTCAAGGGCCCAGAGCTACTCAACAAATTCGTCGGCGAGACCGAGCGCCGCATCCGGCTCATTTTTGAGCGCGCCCGGGAGCTCGCCGAGAAGGGCGGCCGGGGACCGGTGGTGGTCTTCTTCGACGAGATGGAGTCCATCTTCCGCACCCGCGGTTCCGGCGTGTCCTCCGACATGGAGACCACCGTGGTCCCGCAGCTCCTCGCGGAGCTCGACGGGGTGGAGGATCTGCGCAACGTCATCGTCATCGGCGCCACCAACCGCGAGGAGCTCATCGATCCGGCGATCATGCGCCCGGGCCGGTTGGACGTGAAGATCCGCATCAACCGCCCGACCAAGGACGGCGCCCGCGACATCTTGGCCCACCATCTCACCGAGTCCATCCCCACGGCCGAGGACCGCACCGCGCTTATCGATGCCGCCGTGGACGACCTCTACGCCGACCGCCCGTTCGTGCGCCTCACGCTTGCCGATGGCTCCACCCGCACCCTCCATTACCGCGACTTCGTTTCCGGAGCGATGCTCGCCAACGTCGTTGCCCGCGCGAAGAAGCTGGCCATCAAGGACGAGCTGCAGTCCGGCGGCGCCAACCGCGGCATCACCCGCGCGCACCTCACCGAGGCCATCGCCGCCGAGCAGGACGAAAGCGAGCACGTGCCCACGTCCGCCAACCCGGAGGACTGGTCAAAGATCGTCGGCGCCAGCGCTGGGGGCGGAACCAGCTCTGCAGTGACAGCGGTAGAGGTCATCAACCGGTAG
- a CDS encoding ubiquitin-like protein Pup, protein MANQQIHAPGGGNNPENEGDNAAAGQVNIDKAGTDDLLDEIDGLLESNAEEFVRSYVQKGGQ, encoded by the coding sequence ATGGCTAACCAGCAGATCCATGCCCCCGGTGGGGGAAACAACCCTGAGAACGAGGGGGATAACGCCGCGGCGGGTCAGGTGAACATCGACAAGGCAGGCACCGACGACCTCCTCGACGAGATTGACGGCCTGCTGGAAAGCAACGCCGAAGAGTTTGTGCGCTCCTACGTGCAGAAGGGCGGCCAATGA
- the pafA gene encoding Pup--protein ligase: MISYAPGANADNTPVHTRRIMGIETEYGLIATRGNKIRCNVDSRLCRQCSSPDEVARCMFRPVVEEYGSTNVFTDNASRLYLDVGNHPEVATAECDSLSQLIAYERAGDRMVDDLARIAEKRLRDMGCAESIYLFKNNVDSAGNSYGCHENYLVSRQVVLKDMGRALLPFLITRQLIAGAGLIRAPRGSEPAQFVLSQRADKVWDGISSATTRSRPMINTRDEPHGDSTRFRRMHVIVGDSNMAEPTSALKVGSMQLVIEMLEAGVDLPEFDLADPIAVIQEVSRDLTGRARVELADGGSVAALDIQRRLCERARDWLGQRDDCGTPIAELARVVDLWERTLDAIDARDLARVGTEIDWVIKLQLLEQFRDRLSCDWSHPKLAQVDFTYHDVRPGRGLYNALVERGRVARWVTDADIAKAMHHAPATTRANLRGKFLRTARELNAETSVDWVRMKINRPEPYTEEFADPFACRDPRLDALLDYMRVNA, translated from the coding sequence ATGATCTCGTACGCCCCAGGGGCGAACGCGGACAACACCCCGGTACATACCCGCCGGATCATGGGGATTGAGACCGAGTACGGGCTCATCGCCACGCGCGGCAATAAGATCCGTTGCAACGTGGACAGCCGCCTGTGCCGGCAGTGCAGCAGCCCCGACGAGGTGGCGCGCTGCATGTTCCGCCCCGTCGTGGAAGAATACGGCTCCACCAACGTCTTCACGGACAACGCCTCACGGCTGTACCTCGACGTGGGTAACCACCCGGAGGTGGCCACGGCGGAGTGCGACAGCCTGTCCCAGCTCATCGCCTATGAGCGTGCCGGTGATCGGATGGTGGACGATCTGGCGCGCATCGCGGAAAAGCGGCTGCGCGATATGGGCTGCGCGGAATCTATCTACCTGTTTAAAAACAACGTCGATTCCGCCGGCAACTCCTACGGCTGCCACGAGAACTACCTGGTGAGCCGGCAGGTGGTGCTCAAAGACATGGGGCGGGCGCTCCTGCCGTTTTTGATTACCCGCCAGCTCATTGCCGGCGCGGGGTTGATTCGCGCTCCTCGCGGTTCGGAGCCGGCGCAGTTTGTACTCTCGCAGCGCGCGGACAAGGTGTGGGACGGGATCTCGTCCGCTACGACGCGGTCCCGGCCGATGATCAACACCCGCGACGAGCCGCACGGGGACTCCACGCGGTTCCGCCGTATGCACGTCATCGTGGGCGATTCGAATATGGCGGAGCCGACCTCGGCGCTCAAGGTCGGCTCGATGCAGCTGGTCATAGAAATGCTCGAAGCCGGGGTGGATTTGCCGGAATTCGATCTCGCCGACCCGATCGCGGTAATCCAGGAGGTCTCCCGGGACCTCACCGGCCGCGCGCGGGTGGAACTCGCTGACGGCGGCAGCGTCGCCGCGCTAGACATCCAGCGCCGGCTGTGCGAGCGCGCCCGGGACTGGCTGGGGCAGCGCGACGACTGCGGTACGCCGATCGCGGAGCTGGCCCGAGTGGTGGATCTGTGGGAGCGGACCCTGGATGCGATCGATGCGCGGGATCTGGCCCGCGTGGGCACCGAAATCGACTGGGTAATAAAGCTGCAGCTGTTAGAGCAGTTCCGGGATCGCCTCAGCTGCGACTGGTCGCACCCGAAGCTCGCGCAGGTGGACTTCACCTACCACGACGTCCGCCCCGGCCGGGGGCTGTACAACGCGCTTGTAGAGCGCGGACGGGTTGCGCGGTGGGTGACCGACGCGGACATCGCCAAGGCCATGCACCACGCACCGGCGACCACCCGCGCAAACTTGCGCGGCAAGTTCCTCCGCACCGCGCGGGAGCTGAACGCGGAGACCTCCGTGGACTGGGTGCGGATGAAGATCAACCGGCCAGAGCCGTACACCGAAGAGTTCGCGGACCCGTTTGCATGCCGCGATCCGCGCCTCGACGCGCTGCTAGACTACATGCGCGTTAACGCTTAA
- the dop gene encoding depupylase/deamidase Dop encodes MSSRFIGAETEYGITTPSAPELSPIVSSTHAVVAYAALHTKARSRWDFAAEHPLRDSRGFDLKRYSTVPVVDPNAIGVANVILPNGARYYVDHAHPEYSAPECDNAWDAMVHDAAGNVVVQRAAQALAQLEQQGASVLDGHEPCPPVRFYKNNVDGKGASYGSHENYLYSRETDFDAMAAALIPFFVTRQVVVGAGRVGIGPSGEEAGFQISQRADYFEQEISLETTLNRGIINTRDEPHADADRFGRLHVIIGDANQSQTSNLLKFGMTALVLDAIESGVDFSDLQLTAPVEELERVSRDVTLQHRLQLADGRELSALEVLAEYRQRVTATTEVDRKVLAAWDEAVALLAEDPLSAAHLLDWVAKYRLVRAYMDRGIAADNPKLAAIDLQYADVDPDKSLYYALLRKGQMRELVSGDELAAAADTPPDSSRAYLRGRVLEKFCDAVAAASWDTIVLHAHINGLDKQAVLRLKEVGSATATHVGQAVDEAGDVPELLEALARAGITAEYR; translated from the coding sequence ATGTCCTCCCGCTTTATCGGAGCCGAAACCGAGTACGGAATCACCACGCCGAGTGCGCCTGAGCTGTCACCGATCGTCTCGTCGACGCACGCGGTCGTGGCCTACGCCGCGCTGCACACGAAGGCGCGATCCCGGTGGGATTTCGCCGCGGAGCACCCGCTGCGCGATTCGCGTGGTTTCGACCTCAAGCGCTATTCCACGGTGCCGGTGGTCGACCCGAACGCCATCGGTGTGGCCAACGTGATCCTGCCCAACGGCGCGCGCTACTACGTCGATCACGCGCATCCGGAGTACTCCGCGCCGGAGTGCGACAACGCCTGGGACGCGATGGTCCACGACGCGGCCGGCAATGTCGTGGTCCAGCGGGCGGCGCAGGCGCTGGCCCAGCTGGAGCAGCAGGGTGCGTCGGTCCTCGACGGGCATGAACCGTGCCCGCCGGTGCGCTTCTATAAAAACAACGTGGACGGCAAGGGCGCGTCCTACGGCTCCCACGAGAACTACCTGTACTCGCGCGAGACGGACTTCGACGCCATGGCGGCGGCGCTCATCCCGTTCTTCGTCACCCGCCAGGTCGTTGTCGGCGCTGGCCGCGTGGGCATCGGCCCGAGCGGGGAAGAGGCGGGTTTCCAGATATCGCAACGGGCCGACTACTTCGAGCAGGAGATCTCGCTGGAGACCACGCTGAACCGCGGCATCATCAACACCCGCGACGAGCCGCACGCGGACGCGGACCGCTTCGGGCGCCTGCACGTCATTATTGGCGATGCCAACCAGTCGCAGACGTCGAACTTGCTCAAATTCGGCATGACCGCGCTGGTCTTAGACGCCATTGAATCCGGGGTGGACTTTAGCGACCTGCAGCTGACCGCCCCGGTGGAAGAGCTCGAGCGCGTCAGCAGGGACGTCACGCTGCAACACCGGCTGCAGCTTGCTGACGGCCGTGAGCTGTCCGCTCTCGAAGTGCTCGCCGAGTACCGCCAGCGCGTGACCGCCACCACCGAGGTGGACCGGAAGGTCCTCGCCGCGTGGGACGAGGCGGTCGCGCTGCTTGCCGAGGATCCCCTCTCGGCCGCGCACCTTTTGGACTGGGTGGCCAAATACCGCCTGGTGCGCGCCTACATGGACCGCGGTATCGCGGCAGATAACCCGAAACTCGCGGCTATCGACCTGCAGTACGCCGACGTCGATCCGGACAAGTCCCTCTACTACGCGCTGCTGCGCAAAGGCCAGATGCGCGAGCTAGTTTCCGGAGACGAGCTTGCCGCTGCGGCGGACACGCCGCCAGATTCTTCCCGCGCGTACCTGCGCGGCCGCGTGCTGGAGAAATTCTGCGACGCGGTGGCCGCCGCCAGCTGGGACACCATCGTGTTACACGCGCACATTAACGGCCTAGACAAGCAAGCGGTGCTGCGGCTCAAAGAGGTGGGCAGCGCGACCGCCACCCACGTCGGCCAGGCGGTGGACGAGGCGGGCGATGTTCCCGAACTTTTGGAGGCCCTTGCGCGCGCCGGAATCACGGCCGAATATCGTTAG
- a CDS encoding helix-turn-helix transcriptional regulator, protein MAPSQKQAVERLVNLSFALQGAANSGRGTRSAEWIRRNVDGYQDKTDEAFAKALSRDVRSLQRAGVPIVTTSAAGFGAEYRLLEDAYELPAVDFTPEEALVLGLAAGIGQGGGMSDLSRAGWTKLAASGASRDLAARSTVTAVVDAQRIDPEMVRAVLTIIRTGLRMRFEYVRAPGAEPAMRTMDPWGLVTHRTRLYLVGWDVDRAAPRAFRATRIGSVKATRSRAEHTEPTAPLQQLVEKALSREGLVDALVRAPEDAAAFELLAQGHRLADGLVELRGVPLDWLVRTAVGYADEVEIIEPPEARERIIDLLRQALKEGER, encoded by the coding sequence ATGGCACCCTCCCAAAAGCAGGCAGTCGAGCGCCTGGTCAACCTCTCTTTCGCCCTCCAGGGAGCGGCGAACAGTGGCCGGGGCACGCGCAGCGCCGAGTGGATCCGCCGCAACGTCGACGGCTACCAGGACAAGACGGACGAGGCCTTTGCCAAGGCGTTGAGCCGCGACGTGCGCTCGCTCCAGCGTGCCGGGGTGCCCATCGTCACCACGTCGGCGGCAGGTTTCGGCGCCGAGTACCGGCTGTTGGAGGACGCATACGAATTGCCGGCCGTCGACTTCACGCCGGAGGAGGCGCTGGTTCTAGGGCTCGCCGCGGGCATCGGCCAGGGCGGCGGCATGAGCGATCTGTCGCGGGCGGGGTGGACCAAGCTGGCCGCGTCCGGGGCTTCCCGGGATCTGGCGGCCCGCTCGACGGTGACCGCGGTTGTCGATGCCCAGCGTATCGACCCCGAAATGGTCCGCGCGGTTCTCACCATCATCCGCACCGGCCTGCGCATGCGGTTTGAGTATGTTCGCGCCCCCGGGGCCGAGCCGGCCATGCGCACGATGGATCCGTGGGGCCTGGTCACCCATCGCACGCGCCTGTACCTCGTGGGGTGGGACGTCGACCGCGCGGCGCCGCGCGCATTCCGGGCGACGCGCATCGGCAGCGTAAAAGCCACCCGCAGCCGTGCCGAGCACACCGAGCCGACAGCACCGCTCCAGCAGCTGGTGGAAAAGGCGCTGTCCCGCGAGGGTTTGGTCGATGCGCTCGTGCGCGCGCCGGAGGATGCTGCTGCCTTTGAGCTGTTGGCCCAGGGCCACCGCCTCGCCGACGGGCTGGTGGAACTGCGCGGAGTCCCGCTGGACTGGCTGGTGCGCACGGCTGTCGGTTACGCCGACGAGGTGGAAATTATCGAGCCGCCAGAGGCGCGAGAGCGCATCATCGATCTACTGCGCCAGGCGCTCAAAGAAGGGGAGCGATAG
- a CDS encoding helix-turn-helix transcriptional regulator translates to MADSTDKHRMLVGALNLIPYFQSHPGASLMEAATDLGMGVEEVHEALTSLFCSGVGRGTEDLIDLTFSYRDGVTITEDQGLNKPLRLTATEAGALLLTLEALESSPGLADSHAVQSAAAKLRGIMDSKTRGIYDSLADVDPAAEDSQAQMALTRAVDARQRARFDYWSARAEEWTRREVDPARLFLVEDVAYLIAWEPASNAHRTFRIDRMRHVELVEEKSAPHLGQLSFDPTDPFNFRQAERAEVSVDSQATWLAEVADLELSADAEAGADNRGSEGWIPATVPVQSEEWAVRFILGHADRVRVEAPAELRQAVANKAAAGLNRYTH, encoded by the coding sequence ATGGCCGACAGCACAGACAAGCACCGCATGCTGGTAGGGGCGCTCAACCTCATCCCTTACTTCCAGTCGCACCCGGGCGCGAGTCTCATGGAAGCGGCCACGGATTTAGGTATGGGTGTCGAGGAGGTCCACGAGGCACTCACCAGCTTGTTTTGCAGCGGCGTAGGGCGCGGGACCGAGGATCTCATTGATCTAACCTTCAGCTACCGCGACGGCGTGACCATCACCGAGGATCAGGGGTTGAACAAGCCGTTGCGGTTGACTGCCACGGAGGCGGGCGCGCTGCTTTTGACCTTGGAAGCTCTCGAATCGAGCCCCGGGCTTGCCGATTCCCACGCGGTGCAGTCCGCCGCCGCCAAGCTGCGCGGCATCATGGACTCGAAGACGCGGGGGATTTACGACTCGCTGGCTGATGTCGACCCAGCCGCCGAGGACTCGCAGGCGCAGATGGCGCTCACCCGCGCCGTCGATGCCCGGCAGCGCGCCCGCTTCGACTACTGGTCGGCGCGGGCAGAGGAGTGGACCCGCCGTGAAGTCGATCCGGCTCGCCTCTTCCTCGTCGAGGACGTGGCGTACCTCATCGCCTGGGAGCCGGCGTCTAACGCGCACCGCACCTTCCGGATAGACCGCATGCGCCACGTCGAGCTTGTCGAGGAGAAATCGGCGCCGCACCTGGGCCAGTTAAGCTTTGATCCGACCGATCCCTTTAATTTCCGCCAGGCTGAGCGGGCGGAGGTTTCCGTCGATAGCCAGGCCACCTGGCTGGCAGAGGTGGCGGACCTCGAGCTGTCCGCAGACGCCGAGGCTGGGGCCGATAATCGAGGTTCCGAAGGTTGGATTCCCGCCACCGTGCCGGTGCAGTCGGAGGAGTGGGCCGTGCGCTTTATTCTGGGGCACGCAGACCGCGTGCGAGTGGAAGCTCCCGCCGAATTGCGGCAGGCCGTTGCGAACAAAGCGGCGGCAGGGTTGAACCGTTATACTCACTAA
- the tatA gene encoding Sec-independent protein translocase subunit TatA: MSVGAPEIILIIVVILLLFGATKLPELARSVGRSMRIFKSEVNEMNNESAQSKQTQTATPSQQALPSSNQAADNAASPLNDPEAHTQARGQ; this comes from the coding sequence ATGTCCGTCGGCGCACCCGAAATCATCCTCATCATCGTGGTCATCCTCCTGCTCTTCGGAGCGACCAAGCTGCCGGAACTCGCGCGTTCCGTCGGGCGCTCGATGCGCATCTTCAAGTCCGAGGTCAACGAGATGAACAACGAGAGCGCGCAGTCGAAGCAGACGCAGACGGCCACCCCGTCCCAGCAAGCTCTGCCGTCCAGCAACCAGGCAGCGGATAACGCCGCGAGCCCGCTGAACGACCCGGAGGCCCACACCCAGGCCCGCGGTCAGTAG
- a CDS encoding tRNA (adenine-N1)-methyltransferase, translating into MAYSGPFQYGDRVQLTDTKRRHYTVVLQEGGKFHSHKGIIEHDDIAGRDEGSVVTSTLGSDFLIFRHLMVDHVLSMPRGAAVIYPKDAAQILVEGDFFMGARVLEAGAGSGALSMSLLRAVGPEGRVFSYEVRDDHLEYAVDNVREYFGEQPEWWTPQLGDLADVTVEDLGGPVDRVILDMLEPWEHLAKVRDLLIPGGVFMTYVATVPQLMKVMEGIRELQCFTEPRAWESLVREWRVEGLATRPEHRMNAHTAFLIMTRRLADGVTPPPPKRKARR; encoded by the coding sequence ATGGCCTATTCCGGCCCATTCCAATACGGCGACCGCGTCCAACTCACGGACACCAAGCGCCGCCACTACACCGTTGTCCTGCAGGAAGGCGGGAAGTTCCACAGCCACAAGGGCATCATTGAGCACGACGACATCGCCGGCCGCGACGAAGGCTCGGTAGTGACCTCCACGCTGGGCTCGGACTTCCTCATCTTCCGCCACCTCATGGTCGACCACGTGCTGTCCATGCCCCGCGGCGCGGCGGTGATCTACCCGAAGGACGCGGCGCAGATCTTGGTCGAGGGCGATTTTTTCATGGGCGCCCGCGTCCTCGAGGCCGGCGCGGGGTCTGGCGCGTTGTCCATGTCGCTGCTGCGCGCCGTTGGCCCCGAAGGCCGCGTATTTTCCTACGAGGTGCGCGACGATCACTTGGAGTACGCGGTGGACAACGTGCGCGAGTACTTTGGCGAACAGCCGGAGTGGTGGACCCCGCAGCTGGGCGATCTGGCCGACGTGACCGTCGAGGATCTGGGCGGCCCGGTCGACCGCGTCATCCTCGACATGCTGGAGCCGTGGGAACACCTGGCCAAGGTGCGTGACCTGCTCATCCCGGGTGGGGTGTTCATGACGTACGTGGCCACCGTCCCGCAGCTGATGAAGGTCATGGAGGGAATCCGCGAGCTGCAGTGCTTCACCGAGCCGCGCGCCTGGGAGTCCCTGGTGCGCGAGTGGCGGGTGGAGGGCCTGGCCACCCGCCCGGAGCACCGCATGAACGCGCACACGGCGTTCCTCATCATGACGCGGCGGCTTGCCGATGGCGTCACCCCACCGCCTCCCAAGCGCAAAGCGCGGCGTTAG
- a CDS encoding M18 family aminopeptidase, with protein MTNSTSTPAAQDSLDDFRDFIAASPSSFHAADEVARRLEHSGFTIHDEKDAWDAAPGGHVMVRGGAVMAWYVPEGAGAESAFRIVGAHTDSPGFSVKPNPDSTRSGWDQVAVEVYGGPIIRSWFDRELTLAGRVVTRDGRERLVSTGPIARIPNLAIHLERTNDFTPNLQEHLQPILSAHDASAPAFSPVRTALATAADLRPEDIVSFELITADTQRGEYFGPDGQFFAAGRMDNLSSVYAGMRAMERASASAAQTSDVLVLAAFDHEEVGSASRAGAAGPILEDVLTRTGTALGMDTEALRRSFTRSSCVSADAAHAVHPNYAAKHDAGHQPAIGLGPVTKINGKQRYATDAVTRARWESVCRDAGVPVQQFVGNNDVPCGSTIGPITATRLGIPTVDVGVPMLSMHSAREMIGVDDQLWLEHALAAYFGATDH; from the coding sequence ATGACTAATTCGACTTCGACCCCCGCAGCGCAGGACTCGCTGGATGACTTCCGCGACTTCATCGCGGCCAGCCCCTCGAGCTTCCACGCCGCCGACGAGGTGGCCCGCCGCCTGGAGCACAGTGGTTTCACCATCCACGACGAGAAGGACGCGTGGGATGCGGCACCCGGCGGCCACGTCATGGTCCGCGGCGGCGCCGTGATGGCCTGGTACGTGCCGGAAGGAGCAGGCGCGGAGTCCGCGTTCCGCATCGTGGGCGCCCACACCGATTCGCCGGGGTTTAGCGTCAAGCCCAATCCGGACTCCACCCGCTCTGGTTGGGACCAGGTCGCCGTCGAGGTCTACGGCGGGCCGATCATCCGCAGCTGGTTCGATCGCGAGCTCACCCTCGCCGGCCGGGTGGTCACGCGCGACGGCCGCGAGCGGTTGGTGAGCACCGGCCCCATCGCGCGTATTCCGAACCTGGCCATCCACCTGGAGCGCACCAACGACTTCACGCCGAACCTGCAGGAGCACCTGCAGCCGATCCTCTCCGCCCACGACGCGAGCGCCCCGGCTTTTTCCCCGGTGCGCACCGCGCTGGCCACGGCTGCGGATCTGCGCCCGGAGGACATCGTGTCCTTCGAGCTCATCACCGCCGATACACAGCGCGGTGAGTATTTCGGCCCAGACGGCCAGTTCTTCGCCGCCGGCCGCATGGACAACCTGTCGTCGGTGTACGCGGGGATGCGGGCGATGGAGCGGGCATCGGCAAGCGCCGCGCAGACCTCCGACGTCCTGGTCCTTGCCGCTTTCGACCACGAAGAGGTCGGCTCGGCCTCCCGGGCGGGCGCGGCCGGCCCAATCTTGGAGGACGTACTCACCCGCACCGGCACCGCGCTCGGCATGGACACGGAGGCCCTGCGCCGCAGCTTTACCCGGTCCAGCTGCGTGTCTGCCGATGCCGCGCACGCCGTGCACCCCAACTACGCCGCCAAGCACGACGCGGGCCACCAGCCGGCGATCGGTCTGGGCCCGGTGACCAAGATCAACGGCAAGCAGCGCTACGCCACCGACGCGGTCACCCGGGCGCGGTGGGAGAGTGTCTGCCGCGATGCCGGGGTCCCGGTGCAGCAGTTCGTGGGCAACAACGACGTGCCGTGCGGTTCCACCATCGGGCCTATCACCGCCACCCGCCTGGGCATTCCGACTGTCGATGTCGGCGTGCCCATGCTGTCGATGCACTCCGCCCGCGAGATGATCGGCGTGGATGACCAACTATGGCTGGAGCACGCCCTTGCGGCATACTTCGGTGCAACGGATCACTAG